One genomic region from Colletotrichum lupini chromosome 7, complete sequence encodes:
- a CDS encoding FAD binding domain-containing protein produces MRVLLQYFSISIQQIQIQAINKSQLELMRRNGGNPHRLGEQSQPLSFVNLRARWENAKDDDAIYRAQQRTEERINKVADEMGLASGYKYTNYASQFQDPFAGYGQANKERLRSMADKHDPSGVFRELSPGGFKVTKGAPQIL; encoded by the exons ATGCGAGTGCTGCTTCAATACTT TTCCATCTCCATCCAGCAGATCCAGATCCAGGCCATCAACAAATCCCAGCTCGAGTTGATGCGACGAAACGGCGGGAATCCTCACCGACTCGGGGAACAGTCGCAGCCTCTTAGCTTTGTGAACCTACGGGCAAGGTGGGAGAACGCAAAAGACGACGATGCCATTTACAGAGCTCAGCAGCGCACAGAAGAGAGAATCAACAAGGTGGCAGATGAGATGGGCCTTGCTTCGGGCTACAAGTACACGAACTACGCCAGCCAATTCCAGGACCCGTTTGCTGGTTATGGGCAGGCCAACAAGGAACGGTTGAGGTCAATGGCTGACAAGCATGATCCAAGCGGCGTTTTCCGAGAACTCTCCCCTGGCGGCTTCAAGGTTACAAAAGGTGCCCCTCAGATCCTCTGA
- a CDS encoding zinc carboxypeptidase — protein MKYSLIASLILQSTVVLGELLPVYLQGPSPESFRDIVRNDTLDFGCRAVAKPSEDGSHYKLHAWLTEEQIDYLSKEYELVPEVSIHRRDLSKRANAPIGTGDRFSAGTISPVGLGTQASGTTISSIMNVAEIKSACDALVKNYGIGSLTLPYKTFNGATEYAYYVGAGTDKSKYHLYFSAAVHARERGGPDNIIYWISDLLAANKSGSGLTYGKKSYTNAQVKSVLAAGIVFFPLVNADGVAYDQSSGSLWRKNRNTKSGSSGSSIGVDINRNFDFLWNFKKYFDSSEAPASTSPSSEVFYGTAAESEPETKNLVSVYDSFPKIRWFMDIHSAVGDLLYSWGDDDDQTTTSTMNFLNSAYDGKRGPVGDSAYKEYIPSTDLSNIRTVGTAMVNAMKAVGGRAYTSIQAVGLYPTSGASDDYSFSRFWAKPGVNKVYGYTLEFGPSGNFYPTSAEFNTNILDTNAGFMDYALAAISVGLE, from the exons ATGAAGTACTCTCTCATCGCGTCTCTGATTCTCCAGAGCACTGTTGTGCTCGGAGAGTTGCTCCCTGTGTACCTGCAGGGGCCCTCGCCCGAGAGCTTCAG GGACATTGTTCGCAATGACACTCTTGACTTTGGCTGCAGAGCTGTTGCCAAGCCCAGCGAGGATGGAAGCCACTACAAGCTCCACGCTTGGCTCACCGAGGAGCAGATTGACTATCTCTCCAAGGAGTACGAGCTTGTGCCTGAAGTCTCTATCCACAGAAGAGACTTGAGCAAGAGAGCCAACGCGCCCATCGGGACCGGTGACCGCTTCAGTGCGGGAACCATCTCCCCCGTCGGTCTCGGAACCCAGGCTTCGGGCACCACCATCTCCAGCATCATGAATGTTGCTGAGATCAAGTCGGCCTGCGACGCCCTTGTCAAGAACTATGGCATCGGATCTCTCACTCTGCCGTATAAGACTTTCAACGGCGCCACCGAGTACGCCTACTACGTCGGCGCCGGAACCGACAAGTCAAAGTACCACCTGTACTTCAGTGCTGCCGTTCACGCCCGTGAGCGCGGTGGACCCGACAACATCATCTACTGGATCTCCGATCTTCTTGCCGCCAACAAGTCTGGCAGTGGCCTGACCTACGGCAAGAAGTCCTACACCAACGCCCAGGTTAAGAGCGTCCTTGCCGCAGGCATCGTCTTCTTCCCCCTTGTGAACGCCGACGGTGTCGCCTACGACCAGTCTTCAGGCTCCCTCTGGCGCAAGAACCGCAACACCAAGTCCGGCTCCAGCGGCAGCTCAATTGGTGTCGATATCAACCGCAACTTTGACTTCCTCTGGAACTTCAAGAAGTACTTCGACTCTTCCGAGGCGCCCGCCTCCACCTCGCCTAGCTCCGAGGTCTTCTACGGCACCGCCGCCGAGTCCGAGCCCGAGACCAAGAACCTCGTCTCTGTCTACGACTCCTTCCCCAAGATCCGCTGGTTCATGGACATCCACTCCGCCGTCGGCGACCTCCTCTACAGCTGgggtgacgacgacgaccagACCACCACCTCCACCATGAACTTCCTCAACTCTGCCTACGACGGCAAGCGCGGCCCCGTCGGCGACTCCGCTTACAAGGAGTACATCCCCTCCACCGATCTAAGCAACATCAGAACCGTCGGAACGGCCATGGTCAACGCCATGAAGGCTGTCGGTGGCCGCGCGTACACCTCCATCCAGGCCGTCGGCTTGTACCCCACGTCTGGCGCCAGTGACGACTACTCCTTCTCCCGTTTCTGGGCCAAGCCCGGTGTCAACAAGGTCTATGGCTACACCTTGGAGTTTGGCCCCTCTGGAAACTTTTACCCTACCTCAGCCGAGTTCAACACCAACATTTTGGATACGAACGCCGGCTTCATGGATTATGCGCTGGCTGCTATCAGCGTTGGTCTGGAGTAA
- a CDS encoding short-chain dehydrogenase, whose amino-acid sequence MASEPQQPSAGPPRKVDVFTGDVVHHDTYPEINPVTASNCTGKAVLITGASKGLGKAVAIGYAEAGASLIAVAARSNVSSTIASIIEAAKAAGRAEPTVLALEMDVSSTPSVKAAAERLTSEWGRLDILVNNAGYMAPFNLLLDADDDEYMKAWDVNYWGTYRVTKAFLPLLLKGGDKTIVNMSSVAAHFMGAGGGAYHISKFALIRFTEFVQDEYGDQGVLAFSIHPGGIPTELSSNLPERLQFRMRDTPELAAHSIPYLTSVKRDWLGGRWLSCMWDLPTLVKMEHKIVEGNLLKFECAGL is encoded by the exons ATGGCGTCCGAACCTCAGCAACCTTCGGCCGGCCCGCCTCGCAAGG TTGACGTCTTCACCGGAGACGTCGTTCACCACGACACTTACCCTGAGATCAACCCAGTCACGGCTTCCAACTGCACTGGGAAAGCAGTCCTCATCACAGGAGCAAGTAAAGGACTCGGAAAGGCAGTGGCAATCGGCTACGCCGAGGCAGGCGCATCACTCATTGCCGTCGCCGCTCGCTCAAATGTCTCATCTACCATCGCCTCCATCATCGAGGCCGCAAAGGCTGCTGGGAGGGCTGAGCCAACGGTATTGGCCCTCGAGATGGATGTGAGCAGCACGCCGAGCGTAAAGGCGGCCGCAGAGCGACTTACGTCCGAGTGGGGACGCTTGGATATCCTGGTCAACAACGCGGGCTACATGGCTCCCTTCAACTTGCTGCTTGatgccgacgacgacgagtaCATGAAGGCATGGGATGTGAACTACTGGGGCACATATCGTGTCACGAAGGCGTTCTTGCCGCTGTTGCTCAAGGGCGGCGACAAGACGATTGTCAATATGTCTTCGGTGGCGGCTCACTTCATGGGTGCTGGAGGAGGAGCCTATCACATTTCCAAATTTGCGTTGATTCGGTTCACTGAGTTTGTTCAGGATGAGTATGGTGATCAG GGCGTCTTAGCGTTTTCCATTCATCCTGGGGGGATTCCGACAGAGTTGTCTTCGAATTTGCCAGAAAGGTTGCAAT TTCGAATGCGAGATACCCCAGAGCTTGCTGCCCATTCTATCCCATACCTTACTAGTGTCAAGAGGGATTGGCTTGGGGGGAGATGGCTTAGCTGTATGTGGGATTTGCCAACGCTTGTGAAGATGGAGCACAAGATTGTGGAAGGGAATCTTCTGAAATTTGAATGTGCAGGTCTGTAA
- a CDS encoding amidase — protein MLSFSLLKATACLIWPSSGWTTCGQKTASAFPTLLDATLDDLNRGLSSGIFTSVDLVNAYIERIKETTPTLNAVTEINPDAVSIAETLDLIRRQGGPLLGPLHGVPVLIKDNIATADKMNNTAGSYALLGAKVSEDSTVAAKLRKAGAILLGKAHLSQWAECRSSNSSNGWSTYGGQTLGAYYPFQDPSGSSGGSGVASSVGLAWASLGTETAGSILLPSDVNNVVGIKPTLGLTSRYLVVPISEHQDVVGPIARTVKDAAHLLGAIAGVDPSDNYTSKFPFPKTPDYAAACVKGGLLGKRLGIPRHVLHDPQEAPLSNYSVTVFDSAVDILRSAGAEIIDDIVLPGYNMTEISALLTKSLHADFAVAIEKYFGQLATNPYNITTLRELRDWTQHDSREQWPEKNTLSWDNNLAEGLRNTDPEFWDVHLRLLYLTGPQGYTGALKNHSLDAIVLPTAFAVMNAAISGTPVISVPFGRHPDDTEIIKDKTGTLNAVAPNLPFGIGFAGAPFSEETLISIAYDFEQKVQAREVIKPYIKPKSDLEDIASHNHITDRLSGLSRNPAHRFTAAVSGNLVPLTVIKGAGHEYIPLPEGENATVADFHSIRTNTKDSPAHFTSGFYKIVAGPARPAHYNFEETKYVLNGQIDILDEATGITHHLVPGDFAFFHVGSKVKFSTKSEGLAFYAVTRPVRVPHPNLKGREEDAKSKL, from the exons ATGCTGTCGTTCTCACTCCTCAAGGCGACCGCCTGTCTCATTTGGCCGTCCTCGGGATGGACAACATGTGGACAGAAAACAGCCAGCGCGTTTCCGACGCTCCTCGATGCTACACTCGACGACCTCAATCGCGGTCTGAGCAGTGGAATTTTCACCAGCGTCGACCTCGTTAATGCTTACATCGAGCGCATTAAAGAGACCACGCCAACCCTCAACGCCGTGACCGAGATCAATCCGGATGCCGTCTCCATCGCCGAAACTCTGGACCTCATCCGCCGCCAGGGCGGACCGCTTCTCGGCCCCTTACACGGCGTCCCCGTCCTGATCAAAGACAATATTGCCACGGCAGACAAGATGAACAACACGGCCGGCTCTTATGCCCTCCTCGGCGCTAAAGTCTCCGAAGATAGCACCGTCGCCGCCAAGCTCCGGAAAGCGGGGGCGATATTGCTCGGCAAAGCACACCTGTCGCAGTGGGCCGAATGCCGGAGCTCCAATTCGAGCAATGGGTGGTCAACGTATGGCGGTCAGACCCTGGGCGCATATTACCCCTTTCAAGACCCATCGGGTTCGTCGGGGGGCAGCGGCGTCGCGTCTTCGGTCGGTCTCGCGTGGGCGTCCTTGGGGACTGAGACAGCCGGCTCGATTTTGTTGCCCAGTGACGTCAACAACGTTGTGGGCATCAAGCCCACTCTTGGCCTCACCTCACGGTACCTCGTTGTGCCCATCTCGGAGCACCAAGATGTTGTTGGACCTATCGCTCGGACCGTGAAAGATGCTGCTCATCTCCTGGGAGCCATCGCCGGTGTGGACCCTAGCGATAACTATACGTCTAAATTTCCTTTCCCGAAGACACCAGACTACGCCGCGGCATGCGTTAAGGGGGGGCTGCTGGGCAAGAGATTGGGAATTCCACGACATGTGCTACACGACCCTCAAGAAGCCCCTCTCTCCAACTACTCGGTGACGGTATTCGACTCGGCCGTCGACATTCTCCGGTCTGCAGGTGCGGAAATCATAGACGACATTGTTTTGCCAGGATACAACATGACCGAAATCTCCGCGCTCCTCACCAAGAGCCTTCACGCAGATTTCGCCGTTGCCATAGAAAAGTACTTTGGGCAATTGGCGACCAATCCGTACAACATCACCACGCTTCGTGAGCTCCGGGACTGGACCCAGCATGACTCTCGCGAGCAATGGCCTGAGAAAAACACACTCTCATGGGACAACAACCTAGCAGAAGGTCTGCGTAACACAGATCCGGAATTTTGGGATGTGCACCTCCGGCTTCTGTACCTGACTGGTCCCCAAGGATACACAGGAGCTCTCAAGAACCATTCTCTGGACGCGATAGTACTGCCGACGGCGTTTGCTGTGATGAATGCTGCCATATCCGGTACACCGGTGATATCGGTACCGTTTGGAAGGCATCCGGACGATACCGAAATTATCAAAGACAAGACTGGAACGCTCAATGCCGTGGCACCGAACTTACCCTTTGGCATTGGTTTTGCGGGGGCTCCGTTCAGTGAGGAAACACTGATTAGCATCGCGTACGACTTTGAGCAGAAGGTCCAGGCCCGGGAGGTCATCAAGCCCTATATAAAACCCAAGAGCGACCTAGAAGACATA GCAAGCCACAATCACATCACTGATCGACTTTCGGGACTTTCCCGGAACCCCGCGCACCGATTTACGGCGGCGG TGTCTGGAAACCTAGTCCCCCTCACTGTTATCAAGGGCGCCGGCCACGAGTATATCCCCCTCCCGGAGGGCGAGAACGCGACTGTTGCCGATTTCCACTC AATCCGAACAAACACAAAGGACTCACCTGCTCACTTCACCTCGGGTTTCTACAAAATTGTCGCAGGACCCGCTCGTCCCGCGCACTACAACTTTGAGGAGACTAAGTACGTCCTCAACGGTCAAATTGACATTTTG GATGAGGCTACTGGGATCACCCACCATCTAGTACCTGGAGATTTTGCTTTCTTCCACGTCGGATCCAAGGTCAAG TTCTCTACCAAGTCAGAAGGCCTTGCTTTCTACGCCGTTACCCGGCCCGTCAGAGTTCCCCACCCAAACCTGAAGGGTCGTGAGGAGGACGCAAAGTCTAAGTTGTAA
- a CDS encoding HET domain-containing protein: MMLLNATSLQLHEFFGYSIPIYAILSHTWEEDEVTLQDVTNSSYALKKGFAKVRACCAQALRDGIIWVWIDTCCIDKTSSADLSEAINSMFRWYQNATVCYVYLSDLLAQKPGRLDYLAFKSTKWFTRGWTLQELLAPRLIEFYDCDWNEVGTKSSLEYLLHNRTGIRRDVLSHDTPIPSLPVAERMSWASTRKTTRQEDIAYCLLGIFDIHMPLLYGEGDRAFVRLQQEIIRNSEDMSVLLWAQTYSLGEQSGVLAQSPAAFERVRLYFPGDLPVHDTELTWDNAKRLKYLSKASLKSEAGYSTFGGLRDNSKTVPPTVTSRGLHVQLPEVYVSPNTMGARYLWTRYLLTVPRDGYTKEYYLCVEVKCVDPENGLYVRSNTSRIRAMPITARIDNAFPEPLYLSMKNSYGLVGPEVGREGAIGQASSKTFRISMEGKHALALQVHKSDPAGQAFSTGSNSPHQWIYYVEQQRTTYIVLRITETLDSVTRTFVRDIVVGVRLEADGRTMACSLGTDQPQMLDFVEHNAVVHAESWRRIKNTFNGTSWSDRSFQILSGQRYILGAAVKPSESGSILLLRVDHWEVSP; the protein is encoded by the coding sequence ATGATGCTCCTAAACGCCACCAGTCTTCAGCTGCATGAGTTCTTTGGCTACAGCATCCCAATCTACGCAATCCTCTCGCACACCTGGGAAGAAGATGAGGTTACACTGCAAGATGTCACCAATTCTTCTTATGCCCTCAAGAAGGGGTTCGCCAAGGTCCGCGCCTGTTGTGCCCAGGCCCTCCGGGACGGCATCATCTGGGTTTGGATCGATACGTGCTGCATCGATAAAACCTCGAGTGCCGACCTCTCCGAAGCCATCAATTCCATGTTCCGCTGGTATCAAAACGCGACCGTCTGCTACGTCTACCTTAGCGACCTACTGGCTCAGAAGCCTGGCCGGCTGGACTACTTGGCTTTCAAGTCTACCAAGTGGTTTACCAGAGGCTGGACTCTCCAAGAGCTACTTGCGCCCAGGCTCATCGAATTCTATGACTGCGACTGGAACGAAGTTGGGACCAAGTCCTCTCTCGAGTACCTCTTACACAACCGGACGGGAATCCGACGTGACGTCCTTTCGCATGACACCCCAATACCATCGTTGCCCGTAGCCGAACGTATGTCTTGGGCTTCGACAAGGAAAACAACGCGACAGGAGGACATCGCGTACTGCCTCTTGGGCATATTCGACATCCACATGCCACTTCTTTACGGTGAAGGGGATCGAGCTTTCGTCCGCCTGCAGCAAGAGATCATACGCAATTCGGAAGACATGAGCGTTCTCCTCTGGGCTCAGACATACTCTTTAGGAGAGCAATCCGGCGTCCTTGCACAAAGTCCTGCCGCTTTCGAAAGAGTTCGCCTCTATTTCCCCGGAGATTTACCTGTGCATGACACTGAGTTGACTTGGGATAATGCTAAGCGTCTTAAATACCTCTCCAAAGCCTCGCTCAAGTCTGAAGCTGGGTATTCGACCTTCGGAGGCCTCAGAGATAACTCGAAGACGGTACCTCCTACAGTCACAAGCCGAGGCCTGCATGTTCAGCTGCCAGAAGTCTATGTCTCACCTAACACCATGGGGGCACGTTATTTGTGGACTCGATACCTCCTCACCGTTCCACGCGATGGATACACCAAAGAGTACTACTTGTGTGTCGAAGTCAAGTGCGTCGACCCGGAGAATGGACTTTACGTTAGATCTAACACAAGCCGTATCCGCGCTATGCCGATCACGGCTAGGATTGATAATGCGTTTCCTGAGCCGTTGTATCTATCAATGAAAAATTCTTATGGTCTGGTCGGGCCGGAAGTTGGCCGCGAAGGTGCTATCGGACAAGCGTCATCCAAGACTTTCAGGATATCCATGGAGGGGAAACACGCCCTTGCGCTCCAAGTCCACAAGTCCGACCCCGCAGGCCAGGCTTTCAGCACCGGCAGTAATAGCCCGCATCAATGGATCTACTACGTTGAGCAACAACGCACCACATATATCGTGCTCCGTATCACTGAGACCCTAGACTCCGTTACGAGAACGTTCGTGCGCGACATCGTGGTCGGGGTGCGTCTGGAGGCGGATGGGCGGACCATGGCATGTAGTCTGGGGACGGATCAGCCACAGATGCTGGACTTCGTCGAGCACAACGCAGTCGTTCATGCCGAATCCTGGCGCAGGATCAAGAATACGTTCAATGGTACTTCTTGGTCTGATCGGTCTTTTCAGATTCTCTCGGGACAGCGCTACATACTCGGGGCAGCAGTCAAACCCAGCGAGTCTGGGTCTATTCTGCTTCTTCGAGTTGATCACTGGGAAGTCTCTCCATGA